From the Juglans microcarpa x Juglans regia isolate MS1-56 chromosome 7D, Jm3101_v1.0, whole genome shotgun sequence genome, the window GGTGGCATTGAGACTCTTCTCAAATCTAGCATTAGaatgaaaatcaagaaaaacttGCATAATGTCCTCCTTGACCACCTCCCAACAGACTTAAAAGAAACCCAAAGTAAAGCCATCCGGACCGGAAGCCTTATCACTTGCCATACCTCTGATAACACTACCCACTTCCTCTTTTGTAAAAGGCCTTTCTAGCCACCTTGCGCATTGCTGGTCTAAAGTGGAAAAAGACAAACCATCCACTCTCGGTCTCCAATTATGCTCTTCAGATAATAGTTGTTGATAGTAATGTTCAATATGGTTCTTGATAACCATCTGATCCGAAGAAGCTACCCCATCTACTATCAGTGTATCAATAGCATTGTTCCTCCCGTGAGAGTTAGCCATCCTATGGAAGAATTTCGTGCATTTATCTCATTCCTTAATCCAGAGTACCCTTGATTTCTGTCtccaagaaatctcctccatcaaagTAACCCTTTCAAGATCAGCAACTACCTGGCTTTTACGAATTTTCTCAGGTTCAGAGAGGATTCTGGCCTCCTCCTCACCTTCCAAACCTTGTAATTCCTCAATAAAAGAGCGCTTCTGCTAAAACACATTACCGAAAACTTGCTCATTCCACTGCTTCAGGTCCTGTTTCAGCACTTTCAACTTTTTCGCCATAATAAAGCTTGGAGAGCCTTGAAAACTATAGGAAGTCCACCATTGTTTGACCATGTCTACAAAACCGTCAGTTTTAAGCCACATatgttcaaatttgaaatatcttCTACCCCCTAGGATGCCTCCACAATCTAAAATGACGGGGAAGTGATTGGAACATAAACGGGGTAATCTTCTTTGAGCTACATCCGGGAAATGAGACTCCCAATCGGAGGTAAGCAGAAATCTATCGATCCTCGACCAAGAAGGAACATCACGGTTATTGGACCAGGTAAATGTGCCTCCTGATAGTGGAATATCCATGAGCTCCTGTTCTgaaatgaaatcagaaaaatcTCTCATAGCAGGAGTGATGTGGGGAGTTCCCGACCTTTCGCTTGGAAAGCGCGAAGTGTTAAAGTCCCCTCCGATGCAACTTGGTAGATCCTACCAACTAATGACCCCCGCTAGTTCTTCCCACAAAAAACTTCTCTCAGAATTAACATTTGGGCCGTAAACACCAGCAAAGGCCCATTTGAAGCCGTCTTCAAGAGTAACAAAGGAGCATGCAACCGAGAAATCACCCACACACTCATCCACCCTTTCCACCACCCTTGTATCAAACATAATGAGAACTCCCCAGAAGCTCCTCTTGAAGGTAGATAAGACCACCCAACATGTTGCCCTCTCCATAAGCTTCGAACTACTTGTCTTGTGATAGCTTCCAACTTAGTCTCTTGTAAGCAAATGATATCCCCTTTCCATTGGCAAAGTAAATTTCTGACTTGGAGCCGCTTATTAGGATCATGCAGCCCCCTCATGttccatgatattatttttgacTTCATGGAACAACCGTTTTACCCCTCCCCTTACTAAGCTCCTGAGTAGAGCTCTTCTCACCTCCATCCTCTTTCATAGCCCAATCAAGCCTTCTGAGCTCTCTGTCCCTTTTTTTTGCCAAAGCCACAAATTGATCGGACTTGGATTGGGCGTTCACAACCTCTACAGCTGTAAGAAGGGCCATAAATTCAGCTTCAAAACCCCCATAAGAGATTCCTACCATATGCTTAATATCCATTGCTCTCTGTATAACCCAGTCAGACACATTGGGATGAAAAGAGAAGATTGGAGTTGGTTCAACCTCCCCCTCCCTgttatcaaaaaacaaaaccaaggtGCCAGCATCTTCTACCATCTTCAATCCCGAAGAAATTGCCAATTCCAGTAGAGTCCTCCACCAAAAAATCAGGCGAAGGGACAGAGGGTACCGGCGACATTACCTGAGCCACCACAATGGGTGGAGGCCCATCCAAGGGCTCCCCGAGTTCCAACAAACTTTGCACAGGGCCAAAGACAACCTCGGGAGTTGCGGTCACTTGGGATAACAACTTTGTGGTTGCCGTCACCCCCACAAAGTCCACAGAGGGTACCGGCGACGACATCTGTGCCACCACAAAGGGTGGTGGGCCATCCAAGCACTCCTCGAGTTCTGTCAAAGTTTGCGCAAGGCCTAAGGCAACCTCGGGTGAAAGCTTTTCTTGAAAAATCGAAACTGGGGTTACCGTCACTTGAGTCGCCGGCGTCAGGGAAGCCGAGAGATTCTACTTCAAAGCAGATTCTGGCGAAGGAACAGCTCTACACAGATTCAGCGAGGTATCTGCCTCCTCCTCCGACACCAACACCGTCGCCCCAGAACTCTCCGACAGACCCACCACCACCTCCGACAGGATCGCCTCCCTCGCCGTCGACCCCTGTCCCACCGCCGACTGAGGAACATGGGGAGGCAGGCGTGCTTCTCTGTAAGGAGCCCTGCGTCTGCAAGCACCAGGCGAGCCCTGGGCCTGAGAGCAGGGCTGACCCGCTACGATGGGCCGAAGGGCCACTGGGCAACTGACCTGCTCATGAGGCACATTAGCAGGCCTCTGGGTCACAGGACTGCAGGCCCGAGAAAAAGACCCAGCAGAGAGCTTATGGGCTATTGAAGAGAAGGCCTACGCATGTGGCCCAACAGAAGCCACTCCTTTTCCCTTAGGCCCAGAAACATGAGACGGCCCATTTGAGGGGCCTTCTCCTTGGCCTGTTACAAGAAGCATCTCCCTCTGCAAAGCCTCCTCAACACTGCGTTTTATCATTTCCATATTAAGAATTAAACCCCCCCACTTGCATCTCCATCTCAGCCAAGGCATGCTGTAGAGTTGCCAAACTTGGCCCCGACAAGTACCTGCCCACACACACCTCCTCACAGTGCCGCGCCTTCTCCAGACTTGACCCCTCTGCAGGTTTTGGAGCTCGAGACAAGGCCTCTTTGTACGAAGAGAGAGCATGATATCCCTACAATGGAGGAGGAGGCAACCATGGAAAAGCCCCTCTGTTTTTTCTTCCCAGAACAGAGGAGGTTGTAGAAACCTCCTTCAGCAACTCTCCAAAGTTCCTCCAACCAGTCCCTTCCCTCCCTTCAAGAATCATAGAAAACCACACCGTTTCTCTTGGCCAAACTCCGATAGAGAGAAAAATCTCCCAAAGGAGTTACGTTGCCTCTGCAATACCAACACCTGCGAGCCATTTCTACGTGATCTGATGAACACAGAGGAGCCCTCAAAAACTACCCCTTCCTCCACCATGGCAGCCAACCTTCCCAAAGAGTCTTGTTCAATACCAATGTGATTCACAGCGCGACAATTGCTCTCAATGATTCTCCACCATCCTGCGTTCAAACATTTATGTGTTGAAAATCCACAAACCAAGAATATGTAGTCCCCTCTCCAACaacaccaccccccccccccccccaaccggGGGGGAATTATTACTTTGTTAATTTTGTTGAATATGTGTTCCGTTAGCTCCCATATGGTATTCCAGATTCTTCTTTGCAACACAAAAGCTGCCTGCTCCCTTCTATTCAGTTTTTTTAAGGTCTACATGAACAACAAATTatatcaaccaaagaaaaataaagaggaaaTGCCCAAATTGGCTAGTTCTAATGACTATTCTTCATCTTTGGCTTGAAATGGCTACTACAATTTTAAAGAATACTTATTTGTGtttccaagaaacaaaattgcaTGTTATTGATAGAAGAAGCATTCGTAGTTTTGTCCTTTTGTAGGCTGGTCTTATTTGGCTTCTATGGCAGCTTCAGGCGGCATTCttttaatgtgggataaaagagtagTGGAGACGGTTGAGGAATGTATTGGGAATTTTTCGGTCGctagtttatttaaaaatgttgaagatAGGTGGGAGTGGGCTTTTGTAGGCACCTAGAGCCAAACATGGATAGAGATAGGAGAAGACTTTGGGAGGAATTGGCgggtttatattatttatgggATGTGTCATGGTGTATGGGTGGGGATTTCAATATTACTCGTTTTCTCATTGAGCGATCAGGGAGTTATCGCAACTCCTTGGCCATGGAGGAGTTCTTTGAGTTCATATTTGATTGGACCTCATGGATCTTCCCTTTGTCAGTGGCGAGTTCACATGATCAAATAGCCAGGGTTGGTCCAGATTGGATAGGTTCCTTGTCTCTCCTTCGTGGGAGGCCCACTTTTCGGAACTGTGTCAAAAGCGGTTGCCCCGAGTTTGctcagatcattttcctattttgttaGAATGTGGCGGTGTTCATGGGGGAAgccggtatttcaagtttgaaaatatgtggttagcaAGTTATCAGTTCACAGGCACTCCCAGTTTTATTCTTGCAGGTAAGCTTAAGGTTTTGAaccaagatttaaaaaagtggaacttggaagtttttggcaGAGTTGATGACCAGAAGACTACCCTTATGGAGGAGCTTTAAGAGTTAGAGGGGAGGGAATTGTTGGGAGACACCTCAGAAGAGGTATTATTGAGAAAGAGTTCGGTTGTGACGGAACTGGAGAGGGTGTTGTTGATGAAGGAGACTTCGTGGCGACAAAAATCTAGGGCCCTCTGGCTAAAAAAGGGTGATAAATGTACGAAATTCTTCCataaagtggctaattcacataggcGTAGCAATTCTATTGAGACACTTCATTCATGTACTCAAGTGCTCTCTTTCCCCTCTGAATTAGAAAACCATATTGTGCATTATTACAAGAGCCTCCTCGCGGAACCAGCCTgctggaggccgaagcttgatgatTTGTTGTTTGAGTCTATTGATCCGCAAAGTGTGAGTTGGTTGGAAAGACCTTTTGACGAGGACAAGATTTATAAGGTCATTCGCGATACGGCTAAGGACAAAGCGCCGGGTCCAGATGGCTTTTCGATGGGGTTctttcaagcttgttgggatattgtgaaatgtgatgttatgtaggttttcctttaattccactctttcaagaagtttgagaaatgccTCAATGTGACGTACATTGCTCTCATACCGAAAAAACATGGGGCTATGGTAGTTGAGGATTTCCGTCCCATAAGCCTTGTGAGTGGAGTGTATAAGATCATTTCaaaggttcttgctaaccggCTAAACCCTGTATTAGAACAAATGAtttctaagcctcaaaatgcatttgtttgGGGAAGACAAATCATTGGCTCGATTCTTATTAccaatgagtgcttggatcatAGGTTGTGAGAGGGAGTTCCAGGTAAACTTGACATGgaaaaaacatatgatcatgtgaattgagaatttcttttatacttgctcgagaggtgtggctttggtgataggtggatttcatggattcAACATTGTGTCTCTACCGCTCACTTCTCgatgttagttttttttataagtaataatattttatatatatatatcaataggagcaaccaagtacactggacgtatacaagaaaaacacctagctcatacaagaaagcccataatgacccaaaagcccatgaaaacctacccaaaatacaccaagcccgaattgGAAAACTATCGATACACCTCCCCGACCCAATCCCCTACATCCCACTACGAGAATGTCTTCACAAAGCCCTCCCTTTAACTTTCCCTAGACTTAAGCTAGCTCTCTTAgtatcgtagttgattgcccaagaaagattctttaactctctgcttttcttaaacttagatttggtttcaagcatGTGGCTCGCCTCGATTGCAGTAAgtagtgatttaaattggtcttcatattctccCTGCTCTCCATATGAAAGTCCCAGGGTTTGTAGAAACCCATTATCTTTATTTAGAATACAATCCGTTGTTGAACCCACTATATCGTTAatcggaggaagagaaaccaggAGAATGACATTATCCCCAACCACAGTACCCgactgcactcccgactctaaaccttcccccacacgaggcaccaatgacaaatcGATAATTTCCTTCTCGCCAAATGGCTGCTCGACAAGTATATGGTTGTTTTCCCCTCCATCTGTTACCATTATAGGTTCCTCCCCTCCATCAACATTTTGTGTATATGCTCCACCCCTCGACGATCCTTGTCGTGCCACTTTGTCTGACCCTACTGCTTCCTCAAGAGGGGAAGTACTACCTTTTGTTACCCCGTTtgcatcttctaaaagaggctcgactgtttcttccaaaatattCGAGACCTTGGAGGGACCCCCCATCTTTAACTACAAATGAACCCTGGACAGAAAGACCAACTATATTTGTAACTGGTGCATGAGACCCTACAGCTCCCTCAGAAGGCATAGTGACACTGGCATGAACAAAGAGGCTAGCGTCCAACGACCTTATCGTTGACACATCCTTTGCCTACACACTTTCCAGCACACTTGTACCCACAACTAGGTCGAACCCCTTATCCACCTTAATCATTAGATCTCTTACATAATCCATAACTCCCTTCAATTGAGATTTGACATCCCACAAGACCCCTTCCAACTCTCCCAAAGTCACTTGAGGTCTTTAGTCTCCTACAAGTGCCTTGCCCTTACTTTCTACCGTTGAGTTGGTCTCGGCCTGACTACCCGCCAGTGACTTCAACATTGCTGCGTACGAAGCACATTTGATTGAGGAAGGTCTTCCCACTGTTTTCCCATCAACAAACTCTCAACTTCGAGAAGTGGCTTTGGATTCGGTGACTCTTAGAATGGACTGCAGAAAACCTTTCCATCCAATGCCATTTGCGCCCTCCGGAATTACCAACAAACATTTCCTCCTTCCATTACGGAATTCTGAGAGCTACAAAAAACTGCCCCTTGCATTAACATGATGTTGAATGCTAAAAACGccattacccatccttagctctctGAAGAAACCTTCATAGCAGTTAAGGTCTAAGCAATCCTCAATCCCCTTAGCCACCCACGAAGCTGTCGTCCACCCTAGAAACATGAACTTAGTTATCCTTTTGCTACGTTCAGATATACAAAAAGATATCTCCTCCCTCTTTTGTAAAAACGAAAGTTCTTTATTCCACTTTCAACCACCTCTCACCTTCCAACTAGGACAAAACCGCATCATGCTTCGTCGTCATTGTCAAATCCCACTGCAAATTTGTTCCTAATGCTCCTTACTGCTCCCACTTCATCCTAAGGTAAAACACAGATCTGTTGGAGGCCTTGAGTTCACGGATTTTCTTGCAAAAAGTCCTTGAGATAACAGAGTACTTCCAGTCTCCGGAGGATGACGTCGGATGCCCACAATGCGGTCGCCGGATTCCGTCGAAATAGTCTGTAGCGGTGGCTAATGGAAAGGCTCAGATCGCAGATTGCCGGAGGAGGAAATGGAAGAGCAGCAGAAAAAATACCAGTCACCTAAGAAAGACTGACGTCGGAGGCCCCACGACAGAGACACCTGGGTCTGTCGATCAGTTATGTGATGGATTCAAAGTGCACAACGACCGACgccgacaaaaaaaaaaaaaaaaagtgttcgTCTGCGAGGAACTGACACCGACGGCCCTCAGTGAGGACGCCGAAGCCCGTCGGCCTCGTCTGTGACTGCGGTGTCCCTCTCCGATCGATGGTGGGTGGGGGTAGCGGCGGGATAGGAAGGTTAGGGTTTCTCTCGAATCACTGTTCACACACAAGTTAGGCTTCGTACGGAGAGAAAACTAATCTACACGGGCTATTACAAAATTTCTCTTGGATCTAATGGCACCCTTGCTAGTTTTTTTAACAGTTCTCGTGGAATGAGCCAAGGGGACCCATtgtcttctcttctttttgttattgttatggaggcacttggCCGAATGGTGAAGTCTGCTATGGGAGGAGGTTTTTTCTCTAGATTTTCAATGGGCAATGGTGCTAATGGCTCTATCATAATCTCACATctcttatttgcagatgatactctcTTTTTTTGTGAAGTGGATCCTAGCCAAATTCAAACTTTACAGGcacttttgttatgttttgaagccaTGTAGGGGCTTAAGCCTTGGTAAGTCCGAGATAGTTGTGGTGGGCGTGGTGGCCAATATAAATAGCCTGGCGAGCCTTCTGGATTGTAAAGTGTCttctttgcctatgaaatatttgggcatCCCGTTGGGAGTGACTTTTAAGGCTAGAGCTATTTAGGATGGGGTTGtggaaaaaatagagaaaatgttggctggttggaaacggttatatttatcaaaagggggttGACTCACTTTAATTAAGAGCGCGTTAACTAACCTCCCCACtaattttttatctctatttcctttgcttgcaggggtggtgaataggattgaaaaattattccgggctttttttttttttttttgggggggggggggaatgggGGAGGAAACAAAAGGCCATCTTGTTAAGTGGAAGAAAGTTTGCTCTCCAAATTTCAAATGGTGGCTTGGGAGTGTGCAACTTGAGGACtttcaataaagttttgttggggaaatggttatggaggtaccACTTGGAGGGGGATTCGAtgtggaaggaaattattgacTCTAGACACAGAAGTGCTTGGGGGGCTGGTGCTCCAACGAAGTGAGGGGGTATAGCATgggcttatggaaatttattaggaggGGATGGCAGAGTTTCGAAAATCATATCCGTTTTGTGGGTGGAGGGCACCAGAATCAGGTTTTGgcttgatgtttggtgtggagatTGCGTTCTTGATAGGGCCTTTCCAGCTCTCTATTGCATCGCAACCAATAGGGATGCTTTTGTGGCGGATCTGCGGGTATTTTCTCATAGTTCTCACCAGTGGAATGTCCTatttaatagggatattcatAATTGGGAATTGCACAtcgtttcagaatttttcaggtTGATATACTCCACGGGAAATACTACAGCACAGGGGGATAGGATGCAGTGGAGGTCCAATGGTAGCAAGAAGTGTACAGTCAGGGAGTATCACAAAATATTGGCATCACAAGGTAATGGTCCCTTCCCTTGGAAGAATTTTTagaggtctcgtgtgccttctaaagtagctgTCTTCGTATGGACTGTTGCTTTTGGGAAGATTTTAACCACGGACAACTTGAAGAAGATGGGgctcattgtgatggattggtgctacttGTGTAAAAAGCAAGGAGAATCGGTGAATcacttattattgcattgtAAGATGACAAAGGTgctgtgggatgagatctttagaagagtTGATGTCGCTTGGGTAATGCCATTGAGGGTGATTGATTTACTGGCTTATTGGAAGGAGATTCAAGAATGTCCTCAAGTGGcggcagtgtggaagatgattccgttgtgcattatgtggtgttgGACGGAAAGAAATGAGcagtgctttgaagatagggagcacACAATGGcggagcttcagaatttttttgtacacaTATTACTGCTTTGGTTTTCGGCCATTGTCCTTAATGGGGACAAGGCACATGACTTCCTATCTTTAATCTATCGTTCCTATAATGTATTTAGGGTCCTTTGTATACCTCCTATGTACACAAGTTATGCCTATTccattcgtatcaataaaaaaatgtaccttttacttataaaaaaaatacttattggTGTTTAAATCATTCACATGCTTCTCCTCCAAATGATTCACCCAATCTCTGCTAGGGGAACATTCTCTGCAAAACTCCTCCCCTTCCATAGTTGTTTAAGATAATAGCCATTATGGAGCCATGATAAGTCTATTTAGTCTACTCATAAATTCCTAAAATATAGAATAAAGGAGCACCCTACAAAGTTTTTTGGAGACGGATTGTCTTGATTTAAGTTTGTTTTTGGACTAGATCAGCTTAATTTAAACAAAGTCATTACCAACCTCTacttaaataatcaaatatgaaaCTTCACATGCGTTCATATTCTTGAAGATAGGtttcttgattatttttttgtttttcgagGCTCTACTAGTGAACACGCCTAGCATTGACTAGACTGGATAACAATGTCTTAAACCAATGATGCTTCTATTTGGCAGACATAGCTTCACTGCCAtccattgcttttttttttataggtaaaataaaattctattgaATCAATTGAATAGACGTAGCCCAACTACACGGGATGTGTGCGAGAGGAAATTCTTAAGGTCTTCAGTAATCCTTATTATGCCTTAAAGCTttgctcatttctttctctcgaCATGCACTACATCAAACAAACCGACATCAAAGTCTTAAGGTCATTTTTTTCCTATCTATGCAGATGATGCTTATGAAAAATCCTCCAAACTCGTTGTGATGTGGCTTTGAACCTTTGAGCCTCTGTTTGCTCTCTATCTCTAGTCTGTGTTGGGTGCTTTGGGCCTCAGTAGATACTTATTAAAATGTTGAAGGTTTAAGATGCTCAATGCTTATATGGATGCAATTTGCCAAGCATTCAATCCCGATATCTGGTCAAACTTTAGAATGGGCCAAGCCCATCGTACTTTTGGGATTTCCATGCTATAACTAAAAGGATGTAATAAAGTTTGTGTCTACAAAACTCTATATAGTTGGAGAGCAGGGGTTTCTCTTGTAAATATGTTCAAATGTTATGCTTAGCATAGGGCAGTTGTGTGAAGTTGTTTGATACTCCCAGCAACATCCTTTTACAAAAGCATGGTCCTTCTTTCTCGGCATAATTTATCTCATCAATGCAGTTACAAAATGCACACACCAGGCTAGTCTTGTCTTTAAAGGGAGGCAGAAAGAGTATGACCTAAAAAGTAGCAGATGCAtgacacaacacaaaatattcaattcttatcaattcatcatcatcaaacatttttaatattacattTCTCATATCAATAAGGAGTGACAAGAAACAAAACGGTTACCTCCAATGTTTCACTTTCAGCTTTCAGACTATCAATTGATTTCTGCAAATCCTTTACTCGAGTATCAGCTCTGGAAAGTATGGCCTGCACCCAAAAATGAAGGCAGAGGTAAATCTCCAAACAGCATACACAATAGGTTAAATTTTAGGGCAATAACTTAGGGCTCTCGATAACAAATGCCAAGGATTGATGGGAATACAGTTGTAGCAAGTGAGTTCTTCTTGCCTTCTACTGGAGAGGGGGTAGCCAATCTTGGAAACTTGGAATATTGATTTGAgagcttaaaagaaaatgaaagtttggggttcatttttttttttttttataagtttggggttcatttttttaagagacGTTGAGATTCCCACGTGAGATTTCATCTCCCTGAGACGTATTTTGGGTAAATTTACCAGAAaagttgctttctttttttttgcacTATGGATAATTTGATCAAGAGGAATATGACTTTTGTGAAAAAGTATTATGTATCTAAACTAGTAAAGAATCAATTGACCATTTATTGACATATTGCTCGCCAAACATTGGACAAATCGACGGTAGACAGCAAGCAGTAATACAGGTTATATAAAAAGTTATGCCACGTGAGTTGAGTCATgaccataaaatataatagcgTTGTGAATGCTGAAGCCACTGTatgaaaaattcattttcatggTAAACACccttattacatattttatatttacacaTGAATTGGAAATAAGCATTCACTTTAGCAAAATTTGTGATCCCAACTGGACTACTGAGATGTGCTGGTAGCCACAGCTGTGCTTACCTCTTGACTCAGAAAAAGGCGCATAGCCTTATAGCGTGCTCCATAGTACAAAGAATGCCATGGCCCTGCAGGAAATTGGCCAATAACCATCAGATCACATTCAGTACAATGTTTAAACCCTTCAGAATGGATCTAACTCTAATGTGTGCGGCAGCATATTTAGCATTGGAATTTGGGTGCAATAAAAAACTTTCTTCTTGAATGTTCTTGAGCAAACTGAAGTTGAAATAATTGTGGGAAAACTCAGAAATTTCATGTCCATCTACAGGAGCGAAATCTGAAATATCTGACAGATTAATTGTTTTAGCTACTGAAATATGGTCGACatctaatataaaaaaaaaaaaaaagaataaaatggtCTATAGAACTTTGAACCGTACTTTGCAGTACCATTAAACCTAAGCCAGCGCCAGCGGCAACCCCACTCGTAATAACAGGATGTGAAGCTGCAATGACGACACCCTCTGCATAAACAGAGCGAAAGTAGACAGAGCGAAAGTAGACGCCATCAAATACTAAAAACATAATATAATGAGAGAGTCATGGTTGTATGGAAGAATCACCACAAAAGACTGAAATCAATACGAACCTTTAATCTTTCCAAAAAACACTTCCTCGTAAGAAGCATACTCAGACTTCAGATCTTGCAAAGAATCCTACACCCAGATTTTCAGCTGCTATCACATCTACATCTTTATAATACATGAAAACGTGAACTATTACTAATTTGCTATGTAATCTCTTGTTTTCGCCTAATACTTTGTTTGCTTGCGGATAGTACCaggatcttcttctttttttcatttttttggttatATTTTATCTGAACTCAAAataattggaaaataaattaatccaGAACACATAATACTTTTTTGATAATTGATAAACACATTTTCTATGATTAGAAATTAGAATTGACGAACACGTGAAACTAATCcataattttgttctttttatttcctcGTTTATCTCGAAATTTAGGAAACTTAGGAAATTTAGGAATTAGATTGTTACAAATTTCTCGAACATATATACTTCTGTCCCACGATATCATCAGCAGCAATTAGACTTACGTTTTTGGCAAGAGGTGGAAATCTAGACAaactttttgataagtaacatgTTTCAGTGTTCCGTGGTCCAACTTAGCCCGAATCGAAAAAACCCCAACTttgctattattatttttttctctttccttttattttctccccagccaagcaaaggaaaaagaggAGATGATGAGTTGAGGAAATTTACGATGGTCTGGTGTAAATGGGCGGTGGAAGTGGACCGTATTTCGGAGAGGCGGGACTTAGAGGCTTCCACAGCGGAATCGATGGCCTCTTCGACGGCCTTCTGGTATAGCTGGGCTTGTTGGACTGCGTGTTCGACCCACGGCATCGTTTCACCTAGGTTTTTCGTGATGGTGCTGCCTATAGAGTAGTCGCTGGATGGTGGAGTTGGCATGGCTTCCGATGATTCCGCGACCGTCGCCATTGTTTTGGAGTTCATCGATCTTCAGTATCACTCTCTCTCTGAATCTGGGCTCGAAAGACCCCAAGGATCTGTCGTTGTTAGGGGCCAAATAGTAGCTACCACTTGAATATCGTATTTCATATCGGTCAAAGGATTGTAACTAAATATTTCGATATCAATACTATTTCATACATCATTTTagaataattgaaatatgaataatttatatatataaattatattttaaaataataatatatataaataaattatatataaatatatatatataaat encodes:
- the LOC121238551 gene encoding uncharacterized protein LOC121238551 isoform X2, which codes for MNSKTMATVAESSEAMPTPPSSDYSIGSTITKNLGETMPWVEHAVQQAQLYQKAVEEAIDSAVEASKSRLSEIRSTSTAHLHQTIDSLQDLKSEYASYEEVFFGKIKEGVVIAASHPVITSGVAAGAGLGLMVLQRPWHSLYYGARYKAMRLFLSQEAILSRADTRVKDLQKSIDSLKAESETLEMAVDGEEVLKRGITKLRQAGKQIQSVIRSAHKIERQAGGLKDILGELPRREASLFRSQVSNLASEAKRERKALTKQVSKISDYGISV
- the LOC121238551 gene encoding uncharacterized protein LOC121238551 isoform X1 — translated: MNSKTMATVAESSEAMPTPPSSDYSIGSTITKNLGETMPWVEHAVQQAQLYQKAVEEAIDSAVEASKSRLSEIRSTSTAHLHQTIDSLQDLKSEYASYEEVFFGKIKEGVVIAASHPVITSGVAAGAGLGLMVLQRPWHSLYYGARYKAMRLFLSQEAILSRADTRVKDLQKSIDSLKAESETLEKMAVDGEEVLKRGITKLRQAGKQIQSVIRSAHKIERQAGGLKDILGELPRREASLFRSQVSNLASEAKRERKALTKQVSKISDYGISV